The genomic segment CTTCGTGTATTAGATGACATCAGTATGGGCAGATCATGTATATCAACAAATCAAAGGTATGGCTGTTGCTCGCATTCGCTTGCGGGTTGACTGCATGCAGTAGCCAACCTAGTTATAAAGCCAAAGATACTGAACAACTGCTTAAACAACATGAGCAGTGGCAGTACACCCAGCAAAACGCAAGTGACGTTAGCTACCTCACCGATTTGGTGAATGTTGAAGGGCTCGCGCCCATTATTGCGCAAGCTCTGGCAAACAACCCATCTTATAACCAAATGCATGTGGCGTTAAAGTTGGCTTATGCACAGCGGCGCGTCACTGCTGCGAGTCAATGGTTCAGTGTCGATGCTGACCTAAATGGGGAGCGTAGCGAGAATGACAGCACGCAATATTCCTCGTCACTCGCGGTAAGTTGGGAAGCTGACGTGTGGCAAAAAAATGCCGACAGTGTCGCGGCCCAAGATATGACCATCGTCAGCAGCCAGGCAGATTACCAAGCCACAAGAGATACCTTGGCGGCCAGCGTGATGCGCACCTATTTAACTATCATCTTGCGTCAAAATTTACTTGAAATTGAGCTGCAACGCTTAGCCACTCTAGAAAATAACGAACAGAGTATTATCGAGCGTTATCAATTTGGGTTAGGTGACTTAGAGGCACTCGATACGGCGCGTACAAGTACAGCGTCAACACGGGCGACAATTGCTGATTATGCTGAGCAAATTGCCCAGTCGAAGCGTGCTTTGAAATTACTCGTGGGCGTAGACAGCCTGAACGAGTTATCGGTGTCTTCGACAATGCCTAGTGTATTGCAGCCCTTGGCTAAATTCCCCGTGCAAGATTTATCTCGTCGTCCTGATTTACTTAGCGCGTTTTATCAAATCGAAGCCAAACGCTACTTGGTTGATGTGGCATACAAATCTCTGCTGCCGTCAATCACCTTGTCGGCATCGCTTAGTGACGTAGCTGCTACACCAAGCCAAGCATTGTTAACTAGCCCAGTGTGGACCTTATTAGGCAATTTAAGCGCTCCCTTGTTTCAAGGGGGGGCGTTACGCGCCCAAGTCGACATAGCCAAACTGAACGCTGAGCAAGCTTTTTGGGACTACCAAGATACGTTATTGACGGCGGTGAACGAAGTGGAAGACGCCCTTGGACAAGAGCAATCACTTACCTCTCAGCAAGAACAGATTGTACTCGCTTTGCAAAGCGCCCAGCGCAGTTTTAGTAATTACCAAAGTAAATATCAGCAAGGCTTGGTCGACATTTTAGACTTACTTACGGTGCAACA from the Paraglaciecola mesophila genome contains:
- a CDS encoding TolC family protein; the protein is MYINKSKVWLLLAFACGLTACSSQPSYKAKDTEQLLKQHEQWQYTQQNASDVSYLTDLVNVEGLAPIIAQALANNPSYNQMHVALKLAYAQRRVTAASQWFSVDADLNGERSENDSTQYSSSLAVSWEADVWQKNADSVAAQDMTIVSSQADYQATRDTLAASVMRTYLTIILRQNLLEIELQRLATLENNEQSIIERYQFGLGDLEALDTARTSTASTRATIADYAEQIAQSKRALKLLVGVDSLNELSVSSTMPSVLQPLAKFPVQDLSRRPDLLSAFYQIEAKRYLVDVAYKSLLPSITLSASLSDVAATPSQALLTSPVWTLLGNLSAPLFQGGALRAQVDIAKLNAEQAFWDYQDTLLTAVNEVEDALGQEQSLTSQQEQIVLALQSAQRSFSNYQSKYQQGLVDILDLLTVQQTVYDLQAQLAEISYTLQTNRIDLGLALGLGVSS